CGAGCGTGATCGAGGGGTGGCGCCCCTGGAGCCAGGCGAAGGCGTCGTTCGGGTGGGCGACCGGGACGAGGCCGGCGCTCAGCGCCTCGATCAGGGCGATGCCGAACCCCTCGTATTCCGAGGCCGAGACGAACAGGCTCGAGCGGCCGATGAGGTCGCGGACCGCCGGGGCGTCGAGCCCGGTATGCAGCGTGACCGCGCCGGTGAGGCCCATCCGGTCGATCTCGTGGCTCAGCGCCTCGGCGGAGACGTCGGAGGGCACCCCGACGATCCGCAGCCGCCACGCGGGCCCTTGCGCGTTGAGCGCCCGCATCGTCGCGAGCAGGCGGTCGAGGCGCTTGTTGTGGGCGAAGCGGCCGATCGTCAGGAGGGCGGGCTGCGGCTCCGGCGAGGCGGCGCCGGCGAACTTGTCGAGGTCGACGCCGTTCTGGATGACCGACACGCTGCCCGGCGCGATGCCCTGGAACAGCCGCGCGTCGCTCTCGCTGCAGGCGACGACCGCCTCGTAGGCCCGCACGCTCATCCGGGTCGGGCCCTCGAACCAGAGCTTCTTCAGCCGCGAATGCGCGCTGGTGTGGAAGAAGCCCCCGTGGGTCGTCGCCACCATCGGCCGGCGGTGCAGGGGCTTGGTCAGCGCGAAGGCGTCGAAGAAGAAATCGATGGCGTGGACGTGGACGAGGTCGGCGTCGCCGAGGTGCCGGAACGCCGCGGGCGCGACCGGGTAGCGGGGCGAGCCGTAGAACGGGATCCGCTCGATCGCGATCCCCTCCAGGGTCTCCCGCGCCGGCAGCCGCATCTCGGGCGCCGAGAACAGCCGGTCGAGGGTCAGCACCCGGACGCGGTGGCCGAGGCGGGCCTGCTCGCGGGCGAGGTTGGCGACGAAATCCTCGAGCCCGCCGCGATTGGGCAGGAACTGGCGGACCACGTGCAGGATCGACAGGGGGGCGGCCGGCATCGTCCTCACTCGGATTCTAGCGTTCGCAGGACGGTTGGCCCTGGGCCGCGGCCTGCACCGCGGCCACGACCGGGGCGTTGGCCCCGGAGGGATCGAGCTTCAGGGGGTAGTCCGGCGCCCACAATTCGCCCGCGGCCCAGGCGGTCCAGCCGACCCATTGCCCCGGATTGCGGTTGAGGTGGTCGAGCACCGCCCGCAGCCGCTCCGGGCATCCCCGGCGACCCGAGGCGCCGATCTCGCCCAGGAAGGCGCGGCGCCCGTTCTGGGCGAGCCAGCCGGTCATCCGCTCGACCGCCTGCAGGGCGTCGGCGCCGCGGCTGCACTCGGCATGCGTGCCGGAGAAGTCGGCGTCGAGGTACTGGTGCACCTCGTAGGCGACGTTCTGTCCCGGATCGACGAGCCCGAGCATGATCGCGGCGTTGTTGCCGGTCGGCAGGTCGGCGGTCCAGCTATGCGCCCCGGTCCAGCCGGAGCCCGGCACCAGCACCATCTGCCGGGCTCCCGCCTCGCGGATCGCCGCGAGGGCGGCGTTGGCGGCGACGAGCCAGCGGTCGACCGGGATGTCGTGCGGCTCGTTCATCAGCCCGAACACCACCGAGGCGTCGCCGCGGAAGTGCCGCGCCAGGCGCCGCCAGACATCCGCGAAGGCCTCCGGCGTCACCATCTCGGAATCGACCCGCGCCTTGCCGTGATAGGCGTAGTTGTGCAGGTCGATCACCGTGCGCATCCCGGCCTGCGTCGCGGCCGAGACCGCGGCCTCGAGGCGGGCGAGCTCCTCCGGGTCGAGGGGCTGGCGCAGGTTCGGCTGCAGCCGCTCCCAGCGGATCGGCAGCCGCATCGCCGTGAGGCCGAGGGCCGCGAAGCGGCCGATCGTCTGGGCCGAGGGGTAGAGGTAGTCGAAGCCGTAGCGCCCCGGCACGGTGCCGAACTCGGCCCCGCTGATGTTGACCCCGCGCAGGCATGCGGGCGCGGCCGTGGCGGGGGCGGGCGGGAGAGCCAGGACCAGGCAGGCGAGGGCGAGGAGGCGGCGCATCGTCACTCGGCCGGCTGTGCGGTGACGGGCCCGGCCGGCGCGAGGCCCCAGGCCCGGCGGGTGAAGAAGGCGGTCGCCCGGCTGTCGACGTTCCAGTGCCGGCGCACCCAGCGGGCGAGCACCAGGTTGATGACGATCGTCCAGGCCACGTTCGCCACCGCGACGCCGAGGATGCCGAACGGCACCGCCACGAGGCAGAGCAGCACCGCGTAACCCGAGAACAGCACCGCGTTGCTGACGAGGATGTAGCGTTCCCCGCCGCCGATCGTCAGGAGGGAGGCGCCCGGCCCGAAGAACGCGATCACGACCGAGGACAGGCTGAGCACCATGAGCACCTCGGTGTGGGCGGCGAAGTCGGGCTTGAACAGCGCGAGCGCGAAGGGCGCGCCGATCGCCATCACGAGCGCTCCCGCCGACGAGATCGCGAAGCTCGCCAGCGACAGCCGGGCGACCAGGCGCTGGGCGCCCTCGCGGTCGCCGGCCTGGAAGTGGCCCGCGATCATCGGCATGCTGACGGTGTCGATCGCCGCGCAGGGCAGGTTGACCAGCATGGCGTAGCGCAGCGCCACGAAGTAGAACGCCGCCTGCTCCATGCCGAGCATCGCGCCGACGATCACGGTCTCGAGGAAGGCCGTCACCGCCACCATCACGTTGTTGGCGGTGAACAGCAGGCTCTCGCCGCGCCAGCCCGGCCCCTTGTGCGGGTGGCGAAAGCCGCCGCGCCAGGCGTCCCAGCCGTGATGCGCGGCGAGGTGGCGGAGCTGGTAGAGCGTCATCGCCAGGAGCAGCCCGAGCACGATCGACAGGGCCGCCGTGGCGCCGGTGAGCAGGCCCGCGAGCGAGGCGCCCCAGAGCAGCGCCGTGCTGGCGCCGCGCCACACCACCTCCCGGGGCAGCAGCGCGAGCCAGATCCGGCCGTGGATGCGGAAGTAGCTCTGCAGGTACTCCGAGAGCGCGAACACTGCCGCGAAGGCGCAGGCGAGGTGGAGCCGGTGATAGGGATCGGGCAGGGATTCCTCGGCGACGAAGACGACCGCGCTCACCCCCAGCATCACGGCGACCGCCGCCGCGAGCCAGCCGAGATTGTAGCGCACCAGCGCGTCGTTCTCCGGCTTAACGCCGTCCCGCACCCGGTAGTGCTTGAGCACCAGGTTGTGCTGGCCGAGCGCCGCGATCAGGCCGAGCCCGCTGCCGAGCGAGAACAGGAAGACGTAGACGCCGTACTCGTAGGTGGTGAGGAGGCGGCTCGCGACGAGGAGCAGCACGAAGCCCAGCACCGCGCTGGCGATCCGCGCCACGAAGGCCGAGGCGAATTGCTGCGAGCGGGCCGATCGGCGCAGCCGCGCGACGAGTGTCAGCATCGTGTCCGTCGCCTCTCGATGAGCCCGGGGGCCGGCGCGCCGCGCCCACCTCCGTCTACGGGGTAGCAGCGATCCCCTATCGGGACTTTAACGCGCCGCCCCGCCCCATGGGGGTCCCCGCACAATGATCGCCGGTGCAGGCTTAAGTCGATAAGCTTATCCAATCGCTACGACGTTGCCGCGTGTCTGTCGGAATCGTCCAACGCACCGTTAACCCTGGGTGGAATTAGGGCTGCATCTCGGCCGGGGGCGGGTGCATTCACCGCTCATGGGGCAGGATTCGCCGGCACTTCTTTACCGGTCCCGGCGATGGTCTTGCCTCGACACGGATTATCCAACCGATGGGGAAGCGTCCCATGCCTGACCGCGCCCTCGACATGGCGCCCGGAGCTGCGAGCATCGACCGGCTCGATCTCGAGGGCGTCAGCATCAGCGATCTCACCCGCGACGAGCTCTTCGCGCGCCTGCACGAGGCGCTGGAGCGGCGCACGCAGGTCTGCCTCGGCTTCTGCAACGCCAACATGCTGCTCAAGGCCCTGTGCGCGCCGGCCTACGCGACGGCCCTGCGCAGCCTCGTGCTCGTCAGCGACGGGCTCGGCATCGACCTGTGCTCGCTCCTGTTTCGCGGCCGCTTCTTCCGCCAGAACCTCAACGGCACCGACCTGATCCCGGCCTTCCTGGCCGCCGAGACCGCGCCGCGCACGCTGTTCCTGCTCGGGGCCAAGCCCGGCATCGCCGCGACGGCGGCGCGCAACCTGGCGCTGGTCTATTCCCAGCACCGGGTCGTCGGCGTCCGGCACGGCTACTTCTCGCCTGAGGAAACCGGCGCCGTGCTGGCCGAGATCAACGCCGCCTCGCCGGACATCCTCCTCGTCGCCCTCGGCAACCCGGCCCAGGAGCAGTTCATCGCCGAGCACGCGCACCGGATCGACGCGCGGCTGCTGATGGGGGTCGGCGCCCTGCTGGATTACGGCGCCGGAGCGGCGGTCCGGGCGCCCGCGGCGTTCCGCCTGGTCCGGCTCGAATGGCTGTTCCGCCTCCTGCGCGAGCCGCGCCGCCTCGGGCGCCGCTACACCGTCGACATCGTGGTCTTCGCGGCGATGATCCTGCGCCTGCGGCTGGCGAGCCTGGTGCGCGGCCGCCCGGTCCGCGTCGCCCGCTCGTGAACCCGGCCGATCCGCGGCGGGACGCGGCGGCGATGCGCCCGCATCTTAGACGATGCAGCAAACTTGAAGACCTAGAACAGTCCAGGGCCGCGACGCGGCCGGGCGCGGCCCGCATCGGGCAAGTGGCTCGCCGGGCAAGTCACGGGGAAGAGGGAAGAGTGCCGATGCTGACCGACGGCGCGGGCGTCATGCCCATCGCGGACGCCCCGCCCATCGCGGGCGCTTCATCCGTCGCGGACGTCCCTGCCGCCGCGGCGGAGCCGGTTCCGGTCGCGCTCGGCGACGCGTTCGGCTGGTACAGCCCGGGCGATCGCCGGCGCGGCGTGCTCCTGTGCGGGACCTTCGGCTTCGAGCAATGGTGCGCCTACCGCTCCTGGCGCGAGCTCGCCGCGATGACCGCCGCCTCCGGCTGCCCGACCCTGCGCTTCGACTATCCGGGCCAGGGCGATTCCCGCGACCCGGCGGGCCCCGAGATCCCGGCGGCGCTCGCGGCCATCCGCGCCGGCATCGCCTTCCTGCGCGAGCAGGGGGGCGCCGAGGAGATCGTCGTCGTCGGCCTGCGCCTCGGCGCGACCCTGGCGGCGCTGGCGGGGGAGGAGGTCGACCGCCTGGTGATGCTCGCCCCGTTCCCCACCGGCAAGGCCTATCGCCGCGAGATGGCGATGCAGTCGCGGCTCATCGACGTGATGCCCGACCGCACGCCGATGCCGCAGGAGCCCGACGCGCTGATGGTCGGCAGCTTCCTCCTCGGATCCGAGACCCTCGCCGACCTCGCCCGGCTCGACCTCGCTGCGGCCGGGCGCGCGCCGGCGCCCGAGATCCTGCTGCTCGGCCCCAAGGTCGACGCCCTCGCCGAGCGCTACCGGGCGCTCGGGAGCGCGGTCGAGACCGGGCCGTTCCCCGACCTGACCCAGCTCGTCTCCGACCCGCTGTTCTCCCGCACCCCCGACCAGACCTTCGCGCGGGTCCGCGACTTCGCCCTCGCCGGGGCGCCCGCGCCGGGGGGATTGCCGTCCGCTCCCCCCGCGCCCTGCCGGCTCGAGGACGGGGCGTGGAGCGAGGAGCCGTCGCGCTTCGGCGCCGGCCTCGTCGGCATCCTGTGCCGGCCGCGCGGGACCTGGAGCGGCGACACCGTGCTGGTGGTCAATTCCGGGCGCAACCCGCGGGCCGGGCACGGGCGCCAGACGACGCGCCTCGCGCGGCGGCTCGCCGAGGCCGGCATCGCCTCGTTCCGCTTCGACCTGCGCGGCATCGGCGACAGCGCCCCGCGCCCGGACGGCTCGCTGCCGCTCTACGCGGCGGATTCGGTCGCCGACGTCACGGCGGCGATCGACCACCTCGCGGCCCTGCGGCACCCGCCCGGCGTGGTGCTCGGCAATTGCAGCGGCGCCTACCAGGCCTTCCAGGCCCTGAGCGGAGATCCCCGCCTGCGCGCCGCGGTGCTGGTCAACCTGTACTGCTTCGAGCTGAAGCCCGGGACCGACGTCGAGACCATGGTGCGCGACACCTTCCGCCACAGCCAGGGCTACATGGCCCGCGCCCGCCAGGGCCGGTTCTGGCGCCGGATCCTCACCGGCGAGCTCGGCCTGGCGCGGATCGCCCGCGCGCTCCTGCGCGACGGCGCCGCCCGCCTCGACCGCGCGACCGCCCGGATGCCGTGGCGGACCTTGATCCGCACCAGCGTCGCCGGCCGGGTGGCGTCGTTGCGCCGGCGCGGCGCCCGGATCTGCATGGTCTACAGCGCCGACGACCTCGGCATCCCGACCGTGCGCGCGCATTTCGGCACCTCGGACGCGGGAATCGCCCGCCGCCTCGGCTACCCGGTCCAGATCCTCGACGGCAGCGACCACAACCTCAGCCGCCCCGCCGACCAGGACCGCGTCTTCGCGACCCTCGAGCGGGTGGTGCGCGAGACGCGGCCGGGCGACCGGGCGCAGGCCGCCCCCGAGCCGGCGGCGGCCAACGACCTCTCCCCGCGCCTGTCGCGCAGCGCCTGACGACCCGACGATGAGCCCCGAGCCCGCCATGACCTCCGCCCCCCCGCCGCTCGTCTCCCTCCTCGTCTGCACCAAGGGCCGCTCGGCGCAGCTCGAACGGCTGTTCGACTCGCTCCTCGTCCAGGGCGACGACCCGGCCTGCCCGGATTTCGAGGTCGTGCTCGTCGACCAGAACGAGCCCGGCACCCTGGAGCCGGTCGTGGCGCGCTACCGCGACCGGCTCGCGATCGACCACGTCCGCTCGGCGCCGGGCCTGTCGCGGGCGCGCAACGTCGGGCTCGCCCGCTGCCGCGGCGACCTGATCGCCTTTCCGGACGACGATTGCTGGTACCCGGCGGGCCTCGTCGCCGAGGTGGCGCGGCTGTTTGCGGCCCACCGCCAAGCCGACGCCGTGACCGGGCGCACCCTCGACGCGACGGGCCGCGAATCGCTCGGCGCCTTCCTGGCGGCCGACGGGCCGGTCGACCGGCGCAACGTGTGGTTTGCCGGCAATTCCAACGGCCTGTTCGTGCGCGCCGCCGCCGCCCGCGCCGTCGGCGGCTTCGACGAGAGCCTGGGCGTCGGCGCCGCCACACCGTTCCGCTCCGGCGAGGAAACCGATTTCCTGCTGCGCCTCCTCGGGCAGGGGAGGGGGGTCGTGTTCCGCCACGGCCTCGTCGTCCACCACGACCAGGTCGCGCAGGCCGGCCGCCACACCCGCGCCGCCGACTACGCCCGCGGCTTCGGCCGGGTGCTGCGGCTGCACCGCTACGGCCTGCCCTACCTCGCCTTCCGCCTCGCCCGCTTCACCGCGAGCGGCACCCGCGCCCTCCTGCGCCGGGACACCGGCACCGCCCTCGACAAGGCCCTGTGGGCGATCGGGACGGTGTCGGGCTACTGCGCCGGGCGGGCGGGCCCGGGAGAGGTCGTGGCAGGAGAGTGATCCGGGGCGCGCCGCCGCGGGGCCTCCAGGGCCGGTCGATCGCAGCCCGCCGACGCGGCGCGCGGTATTCAGGAACTCGCGGTGCCGACGCCGCGCAGAAACGACAGCGACGGCGCGAAGAAGTATTCACCGCCTTTCATGTGAACGAACTGCTCGAACCGGTGCATCGACGGCTGCGCCCCCGGCGTGTGGCCGTCGAGGTAGGTATGCTCACGCGTCGGGGCTGCCGGATCCGCCTGTCCGATCACCGGATCGATCCCGGTCGAGCCGTGCTTGTTCTCTCCGATGTTGCCGGCAAAATCAGGGTTGTTGGCCCATGATTGCTGCGTGAACTCGAATTGCTGCTCCAGGTCGGCCATGTAGGCCATGAACAGGAGCCCCGAGCCGTGGACCGGCTCGTTGCCGCCGTCGGCGAACTCGCTGCCATCCTGGCTCATCGGGCGCGCCGGGCCGTAGGTGATGCCGCGCCGCGCCATGATCGGCGAGCGGTCGCCCTGATCGTCCGGGAGATTCAGCTGCCGCCGCACGTCGCCGCGCGGATTCGTCTTGCGGATATGGGCGTGGAACGGGCACCGCGCGCCGTCGGCGTCGTTCTCGTACGTGAAGCCGTTCGGCACGGCTGCGGCCGTTCCCTGGGGGAAGTCCGTCAGCGGCGTTCCGTCCTCGAAGCGTCCGACCACCATGGCTCCGGCCCGGTCCAGTTCCTCCTGCGTCGCCGCCTTCCCGAACAGGGCCTCGCCCAGCGCGTCCTCGGCGGCGTTGAAGCCGCGCACGTCCTGCTCGAGCTTGCGGAACACGAAGTAGCTGCCGGCGGAGAGGGGCAGCCGGCCGTTCGGGTCGGCGACGATGAACTGGGACGGCGGAAACGCGGGAGACCAGGGGATCCTGCCCGTGCTGAAGCCACCGGGCGCGGGCGGCTCCTCGGGAAGACCCGCGAGCTCGGTTCGGAGATCCTCGTCGAGGAAGAGGGGGTGGCTCCGGCCGTCGACGTAGCCGAAATGCTCGACGCCTTCGGCTGCGGCGTCCGGCCGGAACTTGCGCGTCTGCTGCAGGCCGGTCTCGGTCGCCAGGATCCGGCAGCCGGACGCCTCGAGCCACTGCGCGAAGGCCTTCGCCTCGCCGGTCACGATCCTCGGATCGGCATTGGCGATCAGCAGCATGGCGTCGGGGGCGCGCGCGTTCCAGGTGCCGGCTTCCCAAGTCGCGCGACCCGGATCGGACAGGATCGCCTGCCGCGCCGCCATGCCGGCTGCGAAGGCCGCCCCGGGCGGCACCTCGGCGTGGGCCCCGAGGGCTTCGAAGCCGCCGGCGCTGAGGAAGACGCACCGGACCGTGCCGCCATCGAGGTAGGGGGCATAGCGCTTGTTGCTGCGCAGCTGCTCCGCCGCGCTGGTGCAACGGCGGCCCAGCGCCCGGACGACATGTGCCACTGCATCGTGGGAAAGATCATCGAAGCCGATGAAGACATGCGCAGCATGATGCCGGCCATGACCCTTGAGGATATTGGCCTGGAGATCTTCGAGGAAAAGCTTGATATCGGGATCGCTGGAGGCCGAATGCCACTTGATGGGATTGCGAAGGATCTCGATCAGGTCGGACATGGTCGGTACCCCTGTGGGAGAGGAACTGAAATTCACGCCTTGTCTGAAAAACCAATGAGAGCGGCAGCATCAGACGCTCTCCAGCTGAAGAGCGGTCGAGCCATATTCGAATAATATTATTGAAGAAGAATGCCGTCCATACTGAAATCAGATGATGTACGATCGTGCCGCCGCCGATGCCCATGCCTGGCGGAGCGCCCGCGTCCCGCATCCGGGCGCGGCGGGACCGCGCTCCTTCGCGCCGCTGCGAGGCCGGCGCCCGGCATGCCCGAGGAGGCCGGGCCGGATGCGGGCTTCTCTATCAGGCGCCGGAGAGGGCCGGCGCCCCGGGGGCCGCCCGGTGCAGGAAGTCCGGGATCGCCTCGCCGAACACCGCGTCCGCCGCCGCCCGATCGTCCGACGCCAGCGCCGCGGCGAGGCGGTCGAGCCAGGCGGCGAGCTGGGCGCGGTCGGCGAAGATCGGCTTGGCCGCCATCACCCCGTCGATGCCCGCGAGGTTCACCATCGGCTCGTCGCGGGCGAACAGGATCTCGTTCAGGCGCTCGCCCGGGCGGGCGCCGGTGACGAGGACGTCGATGTCCTCGCCGGGCTCGAAGCCGGCGAGCCGGATCATCCGCTCGGCGAGGTCGCGGATGCGCACCGGCTGGCCCATCTTGAGCACGTAGACCGCCGCGCGCTGGTCGCCGGCCGCCGGGTCGCGGGCCTCGCGGTCGGCGTGGGAGGCGGCGGTCAGCACGAGGTCGGCGGCCTCGCGCACGGTCATGAAGTAGCGCACCATGTCGGGATGGGTGAGCGTGACCGGACCGCCGCGGGCGATCTGCGCCTTGAACACCGGCACCACCGACCCGACGGAACCCAGCACGTTGCCGAAGCGCACCGCCACGAGGCGGGTCTCGTCGGCTTGCCGTCCGGCATCTTGGCGGCCCGCATCGAGGGCCTGGGCGTACATCTCGGCGAAGCGCTTGGTGACGCCGAGCTGAGAGACCGGCTCGATCGCCTTGTCGGTCGAGATCATCACCAGCGCCTTCGCGCCCGCCGCCAGCGTCGCGTCGGCGACGTTGACCGAGCCGAAGACGTTGGTCTTGATGCCCTCGCTCCAGTCCCGCTCCAGGTAGGGCACCTGCTTCAGCGCGGCGGCGTGGAAGACGTAGTCGGGCCGGAACTCCGCGAGCACCCGGAACAGCCGCTCGCGGTCGCGGATGTCGGCGATGACGCCGCTCACCCCCTCGTTGCCGGAGAACCCGGGGCGGCTCAGCACCCCGTGCAGGGCGGGCTCGGAACTCTCCAGCACCAGGACCGCGCTCGCCCCGAAGGCGACGGCGCGCGCGCAGATCTCCGAGCCGATCGAGCCCCCCCCGCCCGTGACGACGACCCGCCGCCCGGTGAGGAAGTGCTCGAGCCGCGGCCGGTCGATGGCGACGGTCGGGCGCAGGAGCAGGTCCTCGATCTCGATCGGGGCGAGCTCCGCCCCGCGGCCCGCGTCGCCGAGGCTCGTCACCCGGGCGAGCGGCAGGCCGAGGCGGCGCGCCCGGGCGATCAGCGCCTCGGGCTCGGCCTCGGGCGCGAGCGCGCTCGGGGTCGCGACGAGGCGGCGGATCGGGACGCCGCGGGCGGCCATCCCGGCCACCACCTCGTCGAGGTCGGAGACGGCGCCCAGCACCGGCACGCCGCGCATGGTCTGGCCCTGCTCCTCGGCCCGGGGCGAGAGGATGCCCTTCGGGTCGAGCTTGCGCACCGCGCCCGATTCGATCGCGCGGAGCACCACCTCGATGTCGTGGCCGCGCCCGATCAGCAGGGTCGGCGTGCTGGCGGCCCGCGCCGCGCTCTGGCGCGAGCGGCTGTACTTCAGGTAGCGGAACGCCAGCCGCGGCCCGCCGAGCAGGAAGATCTGCAGGACGAAGTAGAGCCCGATGGCGATCTTGCCGAAGAAGTAGATGCCGAACAGGGCCGGCGAGACCAGCACGTAATCGAGCACGAGCAGCAGCAGCGTGAGGAGAGCCACCGCCCGGACGATGTTGGCGAGATCCGGCAGCGAGGCGAAGCGCCACTTGGTCCGGTAGAGCCCGAAGGCCCGGTAGACCAGACCGGCACAGGCCACGAAGGGCGGCAGCAGCACCGGCAGGTGGGCGAGCCGCTCGGCGAGGAGCGGGCCGTCGAAGCGGATCGCGAAGGTGAGGAGCACGGCGAGGGCCGTCGCCACGAGGTCGTGGACGATGATCGTCGCGGTCTTGAGGATCTGTCTGCGCATCGGGAGCCGGGCGCGGTATCGGCCGGGGCTTCCGCGGTGTCAACGCGGGCGGGCGCCCCGGTTTCCTGGGGCGGCGGGATTTGCCAAACGCCGCCGCTCCGCCATCTGGGCATACAGTCAGGGAGCATCGCGGGGTGCGCGGTGCGATAAGAGGGGGATCCCCGCACCGCATGCCCAGCCTCGCCTTCTACGGATCCAGCCTGCTCTCCGCCTACTGGAACGGCGCCGCCACCTATTACCGCGGTCTGATCCGCGACCTCGCCGGCCGGGGCTGGCGCACGACCTTCTACGAGCCCGACGCCTTCGAGCGCCAGCAGCACCGGGACATCGAGCCGCCGGACTGGGCCGAGGTCGTCGTCTATCCCGCCACCGAGGCGGCGGCGCGGGCCGTGATCGCCGAGGCGGCGAGGGCCGACGTGGTGGTCAAGGCCTCGGGCGTGGGCGTCTTCGACGACCTCCTCCTCGAGGAGCTGGCGCGCACCGCCCGGCCCGACGCGGTGCGGCTGTTCTGGGACGTCGACGCCCCGGCGACGCTCGCCGAGATCGGCGCCTCCCCCGACCACCCGATGCGGCGGATCCTGCCGGACCTCGACCTCGTCCTGACCTATGGCGGCGGGCCGCCGGTGGTGGACGCGTACCGGGGCTTCGGCGCGCGGGACTGCGTGCCGATCTACAACGCGCTCGATCCCGACACCCACCACCCGGTACCGGCGCAAGCGCGGTTCGAAGCCGACCTCGCCTTCCTGGGCAACCGGCTGCCGGACCGCGAGGCGCGGGTGGAGGAGTTCTTCCTGAACCCCGCCGCCGGCTTGCCGGAGCGGCGCTTCCTCATCGGCGGCAACGGCTGGGAGTGGCGGGCACTGCCTGAGAACGTGCGCCGCATCGGCCACGTGCCGACGGCGGACCACAACGCCTTCAACACCTCGCCCCGCGCCGTGCTCAACATCGCCCGCGACTCGATGGCGGCCACCGGCTGGTCGCCGGCGACACGGGTGTTCGAGGCCGCCGGCGCCGGCGCCTGCCTCATCACCGATGCCTGGACCGGCCTCGAGATGTTTCTCACCGAGGGCGAGGAGGTGCTGGTCGCCCGCGACGGGCGCGACGTCGCCGCCCATGTCGAGGCGCTGACGGACGAGCGGGCCCGGGCGATCGGGGACGCCGCGCGCCGGCGCATCCTCGGCCAGCACACCTACGCGCGGCGCGGCGCCGAGGTCGACGCCCTCCTGCGCCGGGCCCTCGCGGCCCGTCGCGCGGGGGCGCCCGCGTGAGCCGGCCCCTCGACCTCGTGGTGCTGGGCCTGAGCCTGTCCTCGTCCTGGGGCAACGGCCACGCCACCACCTACCGGGCGCTGCTGCGGGCCTTCGCGGAGCGGGGCCACCGGGTGACGTTCCTCGAGCGCGACGTGCCCTGGTACGCCGCGCACCGCGACCTCGCCGATCCGGACTACTGCGATCTCGTGCTCTACCGCGACCTCGCCGGACTCGTGGAACTGACGCCGCGGCTCCGCGCGGCCGACGCCGTGATGGTCGGCTCCTACGTGCCGGAGGGCGTCGCGGTCGGCGAGATGGCGATCCGGACCGCGCACGGGGCGGGGCGGATCGCGGCCTTCTACGACATCGACACGCCGGTGACGCTCGCCAAGCTCGCCCGCGGCGACCACGAATACCTGACGCCGGACCTGATCCGATCTTATGACCTCTACCTGTCCTTCACCGGCGGCCCGACCCTGGACCGGCTCGAGCGCGAGCACGGCGCCCCGATGGCCCGGGCGCTCTACTGCTCGGTCGACCCGGCGCACTACGCCCCGCGGGGAGGATTGCCGCGCTACGACCTGAGCTATCTCGGCACCTACAGCCCCGACCGGCAGCCGACCCTGGAGCGGCTCTTGATCGAGCCCGCCCGCCGGGCGCCGCATCGGCGCTTCGCCGTCGCCGGGCCGCAATACCCGGACGGGATCGACTGGCCGGCGAACGTCGAGCGCCTCGACCATGTGGCGCCTGCCGACCACCCGGCCTTCTACGCCGCCAGCCGCTACACCCTGAACGTCACGAGGGCCGACATGATCGCCGCCGGCTACAGCCCGAGCGTGCGACTGTTCGAGGCCGCCGCCTGCGGCACGCCGCTGATCTCGGATTCCTGGGACGGGCTCGACACCGTGCTCGGCATCGGCCGCGAGATCCTGGTGGCCGACGGGCCCGACGCGGTGCTGGCGATCCTGGACCGGCAGGACGAGGCCGCCCGGACGGCCCTGGCGGCGGCGGCGCGCGCCCGGGTTCTGGCCCGCCACACCGCCGCCTGCCGGGCGGCGGAGCTCGAGGCGGCCCTCCAGGAAGCGATCTCGGCGATCTCGCGCGACGCGGGGGGTGGCGGCATCCGCGCCGCACCCTAAAATACTCACACCCTGTATCGCAACGAGCCGTGGAGCGACGCGTTGTGTGCGGGTGCGGGTCCAGGAACAAAGATCCCGGATCCGTGATCGCCGGATAAGGCGCCTCGGGCGGGCCCGTCGCGTCCCGCCCGGCCGGGATGGAAGAGGATCGCCGCATGAGACACCGCGAGAAGACGC
The sequence above is drawn from the Methylobacterium terrae genome and encodes:
- a CDS encoding glycosyltransferase family 2 protein, coding for MTSAPPPLVSLLVCTKGRSAQLERLFDSLLVQGDDPACPDFEVVLVDQNEPGTLEPVVARYRDRLAIDHVRSAPGLSRARNVGLARCRGDLIAFPDDDCWYPAGLVAEVARLFAAHRQADAVTGRTLDATGRESLGAFLAADGPVDRRNVWFAGNSNGLFVRAAAARAVGGFDESLGVGAATPFRSGEETDFLLRLLGQGRGVVFRHGLVVHHDQVAQAGRHTRAADYARGFGRVLRLHRYGLPYLAFRLARFTASGTRALLRRDTGTALDKALWAIGTVSGYCAGRAGPGEVVAGE
- a CDS encoding Dyp-type peroxidase translates to MSDLIEILRNPIKWHSASSDPDIKLFLEDLQANILKGHGRHHAAHVFIGFDDLSHDAVAHVVRALGRRCTSAAEQLRSNKRYAPYLDGGTVRCVFLSAGGFEALGAHAEVPPGAAFAAGMAARQAILSDPGRATWEAGTWNARAPDAMLLIANADPRIVTGEAKAFAQWLEASGCRILATETGLQQTRKFRPDAAAEGVEHFGYVDGRSHPLFLDEDLRTELAGLPEEPPAPGGFSTGRIPWSPAFPPSQFIVADPNGRLPLSAGSYFVFRKLEQDVRGFNAAEDALGEALFGKAATQEELDRAGAMVVGRFEDGTPLTDFPQGTAAAVPNGFTYENDADGARCPFHAHIRKTNPRGDVRRQLNLPDDQGDRSPIMARRGITYGPARPMSQDGSEFADGGNEPVHGSGLLFMAYMADLEQQFEFTQQSWANNPDFAGNIGENKHGSTGIDPVIGQADPAAPTREHTYLDGHTPGAQPSMHRFEQFVHMKGGEYFFAPSLSFLRGVGTASS
- a CDS encoding SDR family NAD(P)-dependent oxidoreductase, with amino-acid sequence MRRQILKTATIIVHDLVATALAVLLTFAIRFDGPLLAERLAHLPVLLPPFVACAGLVYRAFGLYRTKWRFASLPDLANIVRAVALLTLLLLVLDYVLVSPALFGIYFFGKIAIGLYFVLQIFLLGGPRLAFRYLKYSRSRQSAARAASTPTLLIGRGHDIEVVLRAIESGAVRKLDPKGILSPRAEEQGQTMRGVPVLGAVSDLDEVVAGMAARGVPIRRLVATPSALAPEAEPEALIARARRLGLPLARVTSLGDAGRGAELAPIEIEDLLLRPTVAIDRPRLEHFLTGRRVVVTGGGGSIGSEICARAVAFGASAVLVLESSEPALHGVLSRPGFSGNEGVSGVIADIRDRERLFRVLAEFRPDYVFHAAALKQVPYLERDWSEGIKTNVFGSVNVADATLAAGAKALVMISTDKAIEPVSQLGVTKRFAEMYAQALDAGRQDAGRQADETRLVAVRFGNVLGSVGSVVPVFKAQIARGGPVTLTHPDMVRYFMTVREAADLVLTAASHADREARDPAAGDQRAAVYVLKMGQPVRIRDLAERMIRLAGFEPGEDIDVLVTGARPGERLNEILFARDEPMVNLAGIDGVMAAKPIFADRAQLAAWLDRLAAALASDDRAAADAVFGEAIPDFLHRAAPGAPALSGA
- a CDS encoding CgeB family protein, producing MPSLAFYGSSLLSAYWNGAATYYRGLIRDLAGRGWRTTFYEPDAFERQQHRDIEPPDWAEVVVYPATEAAARAVIAEAARADVVVKASGVGVFDDLLLEELARTARPDAVRLFWDVDAPATLAEIGASPDHPMRRILPDLDLVLTYGGGPPVVDAYRGFGARDCVPIYNALDPDTHHPVPAQARFEADLAFLGNRLPDREARVEEFFLNPAAGLPERRFLIGGNGWEWRALPENVRRIGHVPTADHNAFNTSPRAVLNIARDSMAATGWSPATRVFEAAGAGACLITDAWTGLEMFLTEGEEVLVARDGRDVAAHVEALTDERARAIGDAARRRILGQHTYARRGAEVDALLRRALAARRAGAPA